From Natator depressus isolate rNatDep1 chromosome 7, rNatDep2.hap1, whole genome shotgun sequence, the proteins below share one genomic window:
- the WDR6 gene encoding tRNA (34-2'-O)-methyltransferase regulator WDR6 isoform X2, producing the protein MESRLLRAPVTALRFVGGARLVAGEGPNVVVYSLDADGGAAGSHWQRVLRNHRIHGIKERRSLSSEAEQRTLAVFGGKGLIVLELCARGKEVSLTELCQLCELHDWIWDLQWLAGSTGTLTHVGLALGHNSVALYDYASHRTLREVHCEEKCILYSAYLVGDSWDELVVVAGTVFNQLVVWRMADGSNEEARIKPQRRVSGHDGVIFSICYLKSKGILASASDDRSIRVWDVGDLQAPRDPVRCLLVCYGHQSRVWSVRLLSDYFISIGEDATCIVWNYNGEVVQSFRGHKGRSVRAVAVHEARGWVATGGADTGVRLWHIRGPEPNGNGLVQLNFSPPHRNGSPKAVKLVDASHLLVMTDAGAIYSYDLASKRWALVMEDANYQSYCLLEVVQLANGIVLCAMGNLTGHVKVFPLCCPTESEEKRLYEGKVHSLSWAACPRGDPSRHVLFASGPGGVLLWLEVSCCSSGRVASVVEKCCYLLPVCRHRWHTSVAFLPEEGLLVCGDRRGSLLLFPCSTALGSAFSICSVPGQGDAADDPVGHGLVCKDSGDKPGLISSQGEGNRPIQGPISLLFGLHGKLGVTSVTCHDGFVYSTGRDGCYRQVRVQDRQLQVLRKLKPCKGLEWIEQLHFAPGGNLLVLGFHASHFVLWSSRTNEKLHSVPCGGGHRSWSYGRWLASEVFAYIKSGDVFIYQSRGGPGRQHLLREPLHGRELTCVRHVGTIRTRGCCPVDILVTSSEDMTANVIAVSESSYSLAPLAAIGDHISSVRALAVASGSWQEETAAWSALLFSAGGRAEIECYRLLLSCDHDARSGVACQVVHVASHQLDEHWDHMRNKHRVIKMDPETRYMSIAVVAGTDESCLFLAAACSDGSVRIFLMLEPAQKLLLVAESFHHQRCVLKVETFMHRVAGDRRRHFLCSAATDGSIAFWDITATIEHAAAALELASGELRPLALGAPSLAVQAHSCGVNGLHVRQTAAGRYLVASGGDDGSIHICLIAVDTALTEPSPSLPWHVVPLGASAGARILLLEAFSRPCAHAAHVTGLRVLRPDLLVSASVDQRLSLWHLRKDSLVFLGSRFCHVADVAELDCWGSEERGYGCVLCGQGLEIVWCMA; encoded by the exons ATGGAGTCGCGGCTGCTGCGGGCGCCTGTCACGGCCCTGCGGTTCGTGGGGGGAGCCCGGCTCGTGGCAg GTGAAGGACCCAACGTGGTTGTGTACAGCCTGGATGCTGACGGCGGAGCAGCAGGGAGCCATTGGCAGAGGGTGCTTCGGAACCATCGTATCCACGGGATCAAGGAGCGGAGGAGTCTCTCCTCAGAAGCTGAGCAGAGGACTCTGGCTGTCTTTGGGGGCAAAGGTCTCATTGTCCTGGAGCTGTGTGCGCGAGGGAAGGAAGTGAGTCTAACTGAACTCTGCCAGCTCTGTGAGCTGCACGACTGGATATGGGATCTGCAGTGGCTGGCAGGCAGTACAGGGACACTCACTCACGTTGGGTTAGCCCTTGGCCATAACTCTGTGGCACTCTATGACTATGCCAGTCACAGGACCCTGCGGGAGGTGCACTGCGAGGAGAAGTGCATCCTCTACTCTGCTTATCTGGTTGGAGACAGCTGGGATGAGCTGGTGGTAGTGGCTGGCACAGTCTTTAACCAGCTTGTGGTCTGGCGCATGGCTGATGGGAGCAATGAAGAAGCAAGGATAAAACCCCAGAGGAGGGTCAGTGGACACGACGGAGTCATCTTTAGCATCTGCTACTTGAAGAGCAAAGGCATATTGGCCTCAGCCTCGGATGACCGGAGCATTAGGGTGTGGGATGTTGGGGACCTGCAAGCACCTCGTGATCCAGTGCGCTGTCTCCTGGTGTGTTATGGCCACCAGTCAAGGGTGTGGTCTGTCAGGCTGCTGAGTGACTATTTTATCAGCATCGGGGAGGACGCTACCTGCATTGTGTGGAACTACAATGGAGAGGTTGTTCAGAGCTTCAGAGGGCACAAAGGGCGCAGTGTCAGGGCAGTGGCTGTCCATGAGGCACGGGGCTGGGTGGCCACAGGTGGGGCTGACACTGGGGTTAGACTCTGGCACATTAGAGGACCTGAACCCAATGGGAATGGCCTTGTGCAACTAAACTTCAGCCCGCCCCATAGGAATGGATCCCCCAAGGCCGTAAAGCTGGTAGACGCAAGCCATCTCCTCGTGATGACTGATGCGGGGGCCATCTACAGCTACGACTTGGCCTCTAAACGCTGGGCTTTGGTCATGGAGGATGCAAACTATCAGTCCTACTGTCTCCTGGAAGTTGTGCAACTAGCCAACGGCATCGTGCTATGTGCCATGGGCAATCTGACGGGGCATGTCAAAGtctttcccctctgctgccccaCAGAAAGTGAGGAGAAGAGGCTGTATGAGGGGAAGGTCCACAGCCTGAGCTGGGCCGCATGCCCACGTGGGGATCCCAGCCGGCATGTGCTCTTTGCCTCTGGCCCAGGGGGTGTTCTGCTCtggctggaggtctcatgctgctcCTCCGGACGAGTGGCTTCCGTGGTGGAGAAATGTTGCTATCTCTTGCCAGTCTGCAGGCACAGGTGGCATACAAGCGTGGCCTTCTTGCCCGAGGAGGGGCTTCTGGTGTGTGGTGACCGCAGGGGCTcgctgctgctgtttccctgcagcacagctctgGGATCTGCCTTTAGCATCTGTTCTGTGCCGGGACAAGGGGATGCTGCTGATGACCCTGTGGGTCATGGTTTGGTCTGTAAAGACTCCGGTGACAAGCCAGGTTTGATTTCTTCCCAGGGGGAAGGAAACCGCCCCATTCAAGGTCCCATTTCCCTGCTGTTTGGGCTTCATGGGAAGCTGGGTGTGACCTCAGTGACCTGCCATGATGGCTTTGTTTACAGCACGGGCAGGGACGGCTGCTACCGCCAGGTGCGAGTGCAGGACCggcagctgcaggtgctcaggaaGCTGAAGCCATGCAAAGGGCTGGAGTGGATCGAACAGCTGCACTTCGCCCCTGGTGGGAACCTGCTGGTGCTGGGCTTCCATGCAAGCCACTTTGTGCTGTGGAGCTCCCGGACCAACGAGAAGCTGCACTCTGTGCCATGTGGCGGGGGTCACCGCTCGTGGAGTTACGGCCGCTGGCTTGCTTCCGAGGTCTTTGCTTACATCAAGTCTGGTGACGTCTTCATCTATCAGAGCAGGGGCGGGCCCGGCAGGCAGCACCTGCTGAGGGAGCCTCTGCATGGGCGGGAGTTGACATGCGTGCGGCATGTGGGCACAATAAGGACCCGTGGGTGCTGCCCGGTGGATATCCTTGTGACCAGCAGTGAGGACATGACTGCCAATGTGATTGCCGTCAGCGAATCATCCTATTCATTGGCTCCACTCGCAGCCATCGGCGACCACATCTCGAGCGTGAGAGCTCTGGCCGTGGCCAGTGGCAGTTGGCAGGAGGAGACAGCCGCCTGGTctgctctcctgttctctgcagggggcagggctgaaaTAGAGTGCTACAGGCTCCTGCTCAGCTGTGACCACGATGCCAGGAGTGGCGTGGCCTGCCAGGTCGTCCACGTGGCCTCCCACCAGCTGGATGAGCACTGGGATCACATGAGGAACAAGCACCGAGTCATCAAGATGGACCCGGAAACCAG GTACATGTCCATTGCAGTTGTGGCTGGTACTGATGAGTCCTGCCTATTCCTGGCTGCCGCTTGCAGTGATGGATCTGTCCG GATCTTCCTGATGCTGGAGCCTGCTCAGAAGCTGCTGCTTGTGGCCGAGTCTTTTCACCACCAGCGCTGCGTTCTGAAAGTGGAGACATTTATGCACAGGGTAGCGGGAGACAGGAG GAGACACTTCCTGTGCAGCGCTGCCACTGATGGGAGTATTGCATTCTGGGACATAACTGCCACCATTGAGCATGCTGCAGCTGCCCTGGAGTTGGCGAGTGGAGAGCTGCGGCCCCTCG CTCTGGGGGCCCCGTCCCTGGCTGTCCAGGCTCACAGCTGTGGCGTGAACGGCCTCCATGTTCGGCAGACAGCGGCAGGACGATATCTTGTGGCCAGTGGCGGTGATGATGGCTCCATCCACATCTGTCTCATTGCTGTGGATACAGCCCTGACTGAGCcgtccccctcccttccttggCACGTAGTGCCCCTTGGAGCCAGTGCCGGGGCTCGCATTCTCCTGCTGGAGGCGTTCTCAAGGCCATGTGCCCATGCGGCCCATGTGACAGGACTCAGGGTCTTGCGGCCAGACCTGCTGGTCTCCGCCTCCGTGGACCAGCGCCTGTCGCTTTGGCATCTGCGCAAGGACAGCCTCGTCTTCCTGGGCAGCAGGTTCTGCCACGTGGCAGATGTGGCTGAGTTGGATTGCTGGGGAAGCGAGGAGCGGGGCTATGGCTGTGTGCTCTGCGGGCAGGGCCTAGAGATTGTCTGGTGCATGGCCTGA
- the WDR6 gene encoding tRNA (34-2'-O)-methyltransferase regulator WDR6 isoform X1, translating into MTADRQTGLWQTRGRSGAAFAAAPTAAVKGRDARCGGGCCAGPGRALLGRGMTLITCCLLGEGPNVVVYSLDADGGAAGSHWQRVLRNHRIHGIKERRSLSSEAEQRTLAVFGGKGLIVLELCARGKEVSLTELCQLCELHDWIWDLQWLAGSTGTLTHVGLALGHNSVALYDYASHRTLREVHCEEKCILYSAYLVGDSWDELVVVAGTVFNQLVVWRMADGSNEEARIKPQRRVSGHDGVIFSICYLKSKGILASASDDRSIRVWDVGDLQAPRDPVRCLLVCYGHQSRVWSVRLLSDYFISIGEDATCIVWNYNGEVVQSFRGHKGRSVRAVAVHEARGWVATGGADTGVRLWHIRGPEPNGNGLVQLNFSPPHRNGSPKAVKLVDASHLLVMTDAGAIYSYDLASKRWALVMEDANYQSYCLLEVVQLANGIVLCAMGNLTGHVKVFPLCCPTESEEKRLYEGKVHSLSWAACPRGDPSRHVLFASGPGGVLLWLEVSCCSSGRVASVVEKCCYLLPVCRHRWHTSVAFLPEEGLLVCGDRRGSLLLFPCSTALGSAFSICSVPGQGDAADDPVGHGLVCKDSGDKPGLISSQGEGNRPIQGPISLLFGLHGKLGVTSVTCHDGFVYSTGRDGCYRQVRVQDRQLQVLRKLKPCKGLEWIEQLHFAPGGNLLVLGFHASHFVLWSSRTNEKLHSVPCGGGHRSWSYGRWLASEVFAYIKSGDVFIYQSRGGPGRQHLLREPLHGRELTCVRHVGTIRTRGCCPVDILVTSSEDMTANVIAVSESSYSLAPLAAIGDHISSVRALAVASGSWQEETAAWSALLFSAGGRAEIECYRLLLSCDHDARSGVACQVVHVASHQLDEHWDHMRNKHRVIKMDPETRYMSIAVVAGTDESCLFLAAACSDGSVRIFLMLEPAQKLLLVAESFHHQRCVLKVETFMHRVAGDRRRHFLCSAATDGSIAFWDITATIEHAAAALELASGELRPLALGAPSLAVQAHSCGVNGLHVRQTAAGRYLVASGGDDGSIHICLIAVDTALTEPSPSLPWHVVPLGASAGARILLLEAFSRPCAHAAHVTGLRVLRPDLLVSASVDQRLSLWHLRKDSLVFLGSRFCHVADVAELDCWGSEERGYGCVLCGQGLEIVWCMA; encoded by the exons ATgactgcagacagacagacaggcctCTGGCAGACAAGGGGACGTTCCGGTGCAGCCTTCGCTGCGGCACCAACTGCTGCTGTGAAGGGACGGGACGCCCGGTGCGGTGGCGGGTGCTGCGCCGGCCCAGGGAGGGCACTGCTGGGAAGGGGGATGACTCTGATCACTTGCTGCCTGTTAGGTGAAGGACCCAACGTGGTTGTGTACAGCCTGGATGCTGACGGCGGAGCAGCAGGGAGCCATTGGCAGAGGGTGCTTCGGAACCATCGTATCCACGGGATCAAGGAGCGGAGGAGTCTCTCCTCAGAAGCTGAGCAGAGGACTCTGGCTGTCTTTGGGGGCAAAGGTCTCATTGTCCTGGAGCTGTGTGCGCGAGGGAAGGAAGTGAGTCTAACTGAACTCTGCCAGCTCTGTGAGCTGCACGACTGGATATGGGATCTGCAGTGGCTGGCAGGCAGTACAGGGACACTCACTCACGTTGGGTTAGCCCTTGGCCATAACTCTGTGGCACTCTATGACTATGCCAGTCACAGGACCCTGCGGGAGGTGCACTGCGAGGAGAAGTGCATCCTCTACTCTGCTTATCTGGTTGGAGACAGCTGGGATGAGCTGGTGGTAGTGGCTGGCACAGTCTTTAACCAGCTTGTGGTCTGGCGCATGGCTGATGGGAGCAATGAAGAAGCAAGGATAAAACCCCAGAGGAGGGTCAGTGGACACGACGGAGTCATCTTTAGCATCTGCTACTTGAAGAGCAAAGGCATATTGGCCTCAGCCTCGGATGACCGGAGCATTAGGGTGTGGGATGTTGGGGACCTGCAAGCACCTCGTGATCCAGTGCGCTGTCTCCTGGTGTGTTATGGCCACCAGTCAAGGGTGTGGTCTGTCAGGCTGCTGAGTGACTATTTTATCAGCATCGGGGAGGACGCTACCTGCATTGTGTGGAACTACAATGGAGAGGTTGTTCAGAGCTTCAGAGGGCACAAAGGGCGCAGTGTCAGGGCAGTGGCTGTCCATGAGGCACGGGGCTGGGTGGCCACAGGTGGGGCTGACACTGGGGTTAGACTCTGGCACATTAGAGGACCTGAACCCAATGGGAATGGCCTTGTGCAACTAAACTTCAGCCCGCCCCATAGGAATGGATCCCCCAAGGCCGTAAAGCTGGTAGACGCAAGCCATCTCCTCGTGATGACTGATGCGGGGGCCATCTACAGCTACGACTTGGCCTCTAAACGCTGGGCTTTGGTCATGGAGGATGCAAACTATCAGTCCTACTGTCTCCTGGAAGTTGTGCAACTAGCCAACGGCATCGTGCTATGTGCCATGGGCAATCTGACGGGGCATGTCAAAGtctttcccctctgctgccccaCAGAAAGTGAGGAGAAGAGGCTGTATGAGGGGAAGGTCCACAGCCTGAGCTGGGCCGCATGCCCACGTGGGGATCCCAGCCGGCATGTGCTCTTTGCCTCTGGCCCAGGGGGTGTTCTGCTCtggctggaggtctcatgctgctcCTCCGGACGAGTGGCTTCCGTGGTGGAGAAATGTTGCTATCTCTTGCCAGTCTGCAGGCACAGGTGGCATACAAGCGTGGCCTTCTTGCCCGAGGAGGGGCTTCTGGTGTGTGGTGACCGCAGGGGCTcgctgctgctgtttccctgcagcacagctctgGGATCTGCCTTTAGCATCTGTTCTGTGCCGGGACAAGGGGATGCTGCTGATGACCCTGTGGGTCATGGTTTGGTCTGTAAAGACTCCGGTGACAAGCCAGGTTTGATTTCTTCCCAGGGGGAAGGAAACCGCCCCATTCAAGGTCCCATTTCCCTGCTGTTTGGGCTTCATGGGAAGCTGGGTGTGACCTCAGTGACCTGCCATGATGGCTTTGTTTACAGCACGGGCAGGGACGGCTGCTACCGCCAGGTGCGAGTGCAGGACCggcagctgcaggtgctcaggaaGCTGAAGCCATGCAAAGGGCTGGAGTGGATCGAACAGCTGCACTTCGCCCCTGGTGGGAACCTGCTGGTGCTGGGCTTCCATGCAAGCCACTTTGTGCTGTGGAGCTCCCGGACCAACGAGAAGCTGCACTCTGTGCCATGTGGCGGGGGTCACCGCTCGTGGAGTTACGGCCGCTGGCTTGCTTCCGAGGTCTTTGCTTACATCAAGTCTGGTGACGTCTTCATCTATCAGAGCAGGGGCGGGCCCGGCAGGCAGCACCTGCTGAGGGAGCCTCTGCATGGGCGGGAGTTGACATGCGTGCGGCATGTGGGCACAATAAGGACCCGTGGGTGCTGCCCGGTGGATATCCTTGTGACCAGCAGTGAGGACATGACTGCCAATGTGATTGCCGTCAGCGAATCATCCTATTCATTGGCTCCACTCGCAGCCATCGGCGACCACATCTCGAGCGTGAGAGCTCTGGCCGTGGCCAGTGGCAGTTGGCAGGAGGAGACAGCCGCCTGGTctgctctcctgttctctgcagggggcagggctgaaaTAGAGTGCTACAGGCTCCTGCTCAGCTGTGACCACGATGCCAGGAGTGGCGTGGCCTGCCAGGTCGTCCACGTGGCCTCCCACCAGCTGGATGAGCACTGGGATCACATGAGGAACAAGCACCGAGTCATCAAGATGGACCCGGAAACCAG GTACATGTCCATTGCAGTTGTGGCTGGTACTGATGAGTCCTGCCTATTCCTGGCTGCCGCTTGCAGTGATGGATCTGTCCG GATCTTCCTGATGCTGGAGCCTGCTCAGAAGCTGCTGCTTGTGGCCGAGTCTTTTCACCACCAGCGCTGCGTTCTGAAAGTGGAGACATTTATGCACAGGGTAGCGGGAGACAGGAG GAGACACTTCCTGTGCAGCGCTGCCACTGATGGGAGTATTGCATTCTGGGACATAACTGCCACCATTGAGCATGCTGCAGCTGCCCTGGAGTTGGCGAGTGGAGAGCTGCGGCCCCTCG CTCTGGGGGCCCCGTCCCTGGCTGTCCAGGCTCACAGCTGTGGCGTGAACGGCCTCCATGTTCGGCAGACAGCGGCAGGACGATATCTTGTGGCCAGTGGCGGTGATGATGGCTCCATCCACATCTGTCTCATTGCTGTGGATACAGCCCTGACTGAGCcgtccccctcccttccttggCACGTAGTGCCCCTTGGAGCCAGTGCCGGGGCTCGCATTCTCCTGCTGGAGGCGTTCTCAAGGCCATGTGCCCATGCGGCCCATGTGACAGGACTCAGGGTCTTGCGGCCAGACCTGCTGGTCTCCGCCTCCGTGGACCAGCGCCTGTCGCTTTGGCATCTGCGCAAGGACAGCCTCGTCTTCCTGGGCAGCAGGTTCTGCCACGTGGCAGATGTGGCTGAGTTGGATTGCTGGGGAAGCGAGGAGCGGGGCTATGGCTGTGTGCTCTGCGGGCAGGGCCTAGAGATTGTCTGGTGCATGGCCTGA
- the WDR6 gene encoding tRNA (34-2'-O)-methyltransferase regulator WDR6 isoform X3, with product MTADRQTGLWQTRGRSGAAFAAAPTAAVKGRDARCGGGCCAGPGRALLGRGMTLITCCLLGEGPNVVVYSLDADGGAAGSHWQRVLRNHRIHGIKERRSLSSEAEQRTLAVFGGKGLIVLELCARGKEVSLTELCQLCELHDWIWDLQWLAGSTGTLTHVGLALGHNSVALYDYASHRTLREVHCEEKCILYSAYLVGDSWDELVVVAGTVFNQLVVWRMADGSNEEARIKPQRRVSGHDGVIFSICYLKSKGILASASDDRSIRVWDVGDLQAPRDPVRCLLVCYGHQSRVWSVRLLSDYFISIGEDATCIVWNYNGEVVQSFRGHKGRSVRAVAVHEARGWVATGGADTGVRLWHIRGPEPNGNGLVQLNFSPPHRNGSPKAVKLVDASHLLVMTDAGAIYSYDLASKRWALVMEDANYQSYCLLEVVQLANGIVLCAMGNLTGHVKVFPLCCPTESEEKRLYEGKVHSLSWAACPRGDPSRHVLFASGPGGVLLWLEVSCCSSGRVASVVEKCCYLLPVCRHRWHTSVAFLPEEGLLVCGDRRGSLLLFPCSTALGSAFSICSVPGQGDAADDPVGHGLVCKDSGDKPGLISSQGEGNRPIQGPISLLFGLHGKLGVTSVTCHDGFVYSTGRDGCYRQVRVQDRQLQVLRKLKPCKGLEWIEQLHFAPGGNLLVLGFHASHFVLWSSRTNEKLHSVPCGGGHRSWSYGRWLASEVFAYIKSGDVFIYQSRGGPGRQHLLREPLHGRELTCVRHVGTIRTRGCCPVDILVTSSEDMTANVIAVSESSYSLAPLAAIGDHISSVRALAVASGSWQEETAAWSALLFSAGGRAEIECYRLLLSCDHDARSGVACQVVHVASHQLDEHWDHMRNKHRVIKMDPETRYMSIAVVAGTDESCLFLAAACSDGSVRIFLMLEPAQKLLLVAESFHHQRCVLKVETFMHRVAGDRSSGGPVPGCPGSQLWRERPPCSADSGRTISCGQWR from the exons ATgactgcagacagacagacaggcctCTGGCAGACAAGGGGACGTTCCGGTGCAGCCTTCGCTGCGGCACCAACTGCTGCTGTGAAGGGACGGGACGCCCGGTGCGGTGGCGGGTGCTGCGCCGGCCCAGGGAGGGCACTGCTGGGAAGGGGGATGACTCTGATCACTTGCTGCCTGTTAGGTGAAGGACCCAACGTGGTTGTGTACAGCCTGGATGCTGACGGCGGAGCAGCAGGGAGCCATTGGCAGAGGGTGCTTCGGAACCATCGTATCCACGGGATCAAGGAGCGGAGGAGTCTCTCCTCAGAAGCTGAGCAGAGGACTCTGGCTGTCTTTGGGGGCAAAGGTCTCATTGTCCTGGAGCTGTGTGCGCGAGGGAAGGAAGTGAGTCTAACTGAACTCTGCCAGCTCTGTGAGCTGCACGACTGGATATGGGATCTGCAGTGGCTGGCAGGCAGTACAGGGACACTCACTCACGTTGGGTTAGCCCTTGGCCATAACTCTGTGGCACTCTATGACTATGCCAGTCACAGGACCCTGCGGGAGGTGCACTGCGAGGAGAAGTGCATCCTCTACTCTGCTTATCTGGTTGGAGACAGCTGGGATGAGCTGGTGGTAGTGGCTGGCACAGTCTTTAACCAGCTTGTGGTCTGGCGCATGGCTGATGGGAGCAATGAAGAAGCAAGGATAAAACCCCAGAGGAGGGTCAGTGGACACGACGGAGTCATCTTTAGCATCTGCTACTTGAAGAGCAAAGGCATATTGGCCTCAGCCTCGGATGACCGGAGCATTAGGGTGTGGGATGTTGGGGACCTGCAAGCACCTCGTGATCCAGTGCGCTGTCTCCTGGTGTGTTATGGCCACCAGTCAAGGGTGTGGTCTGTCAGGCTGCTGAGTGACTATTTTATCAGCATCGGGGAGGACGCTACCTGCATTGTGTGGAACTACAATGGAGAGGTTGTTCAGAGCTTCAGAGGGCACAAAGGGCGCAGTGTCAGGGCAGTGGCTGTCCATGAGGCACGGGGCTGGGTGGCCACAGGTGGGGCTGACACTGGGGTTAGACTCTGGCACATTAGAGGACCTGAACCCAATGGGAATGGCCTTGTGCAACTAAACTTCAGCCCGCCCCATAGGAATGGATCCCCCAAGGCCGTAAAGCTGGTAGACGCAAGCCATCTCCTCGTGATGACTGATGCGGGGGCCATCTACAGCTACGACTTGGCCTCTAAACGCTGGGCTTTGGTCATGGAGGATGCAAACTATCAGTCCTACTGTCTCCTGGAAGTTGTGCAACTAGCCAACGGCATCGTGCTATGTGCCATGGGCAATCTGACGGGGCATGTCAAAGtctttcccctctgctgccccaCAGAAAGTGAGGAGAAGAGGCTGTATGAGGGGAAGGTCCACAGCCTGAGCTGGGCCGCATGCCCACGTGGGGATCCCAGCCGGCATGTGCTCTTTGCCTCTGGCCCAGGGGGTGTTCTGCTCtggctggaggtctcatgctgctcCTCCGGACGAGTGGCTTCCGTGGTGGAGAAATGTTGCTATCTCTTGCCAGTCTGCAGGCACAGGTGGCATACAAGCGTGGCCTTCTTGCCCGAGGAGGGGCTTCTGGTGTGTGGTGACCGCAGGGGCTcgctgctgctgtttccctgcagcacagctctgGGATCTGCCTTTAGCATCTGTTCTGTGCCGGGACAAGGGGATGCTGCTGATGACCCTGTGGGTCATGGTTTGGTCTGTAAAGACTCCGGTGACAAGCCAGGTTTGATTTCTTCCCAGGGGGAAGGAAACCGCCCCATTCAAGGTCCCATTTCCCTGCTGTTTGGGCTTCATGGGAAGCTGGGTGTGACCTCAGTGACCTGCCATGATGGCTTTGTTTACAGCACGGGCAGGGACGGCTGCTACCGCCAGGTGCGAGTGCAGGACCggcagctgcaggtgctcaggaaGCTGAAGCCATGCAAAGGGCTGGAGTGGATCGAACAGCTGCACTTCGCCCCTGGTGGGAACCTGCTGGTGCTGGGCTTCCATGCAAGCCACTTTGTGCTGTGGAGCTCCCGGACCAACGAGAAGCTGCACTCTGTGCCATGTGGCGGGGGTCACCGCTCGTGGAGTTACGGCCGCTGGCTTGCTTCCGAGGTCTTTGCTTACATCAAGTCTGGTGACGTCTTCATCTATCAGAGCAGGGGCGGGCCCGGCAGGCAGCACCTGCTGAGGGAGCCTCTGCATGGGCGGGAGTTGACATGCGTGCGGCATGTGGGCACAATAAGGACCCGTGGGTGCTGCCCGGTGGATATCCTTGTGACCAGCAGTGAGGACATGACTGCCAATGTGATTGCCGTCAGCGAATCATCCTATTCATTGGCTCCACTCGCAGCCATCGGCGACCACATCTCGAGCGTGAGAGCTCTGGCCGTGGCCAGTGGCAGTTGGCAGGAGGAGACAGCCGCCTGGTctgctctcctgttctctgcagggggcagggctgaaaTAGAGTGCTACAGGCTCCTGCTCAGCTGTGACCACGATGCCAGGAGTGGCGTGGCCTGCCAGGTCGTCCACGTGGCCTCCCACCAGCTGGATGAGCACTGGGATCACATGAGGAACAAGCACCGAGTCATCAAGATGGACCCGGAAACCAG GTACATGTCCATTGCAGTTGTGGCTGGTACTGATGAGTCCTGCCTATTCCTGGCTGCCGCTTGCAGTGATGGATCTGTCCG GATCTTCCTGATGCTGGAGCCTGCTCAGAAGCTGCTGCTTGTGGCCGAGTCTTTTCACCACCAGCGCTGCGTTCTGAAAGTGGAGACATTTATGCACAGGGTAGCGGGAGACAGGAG CTCTGGGGGCCCCGTCCCTGGCTGTCCAGGCTCACAGCTGTGGCGTGAACGGCCTCCATGTTCGGCAGACAGCGGCAGGACGATATCTTGTGGCCAGTGGCGGTGA